From Planctomycetota bacterium, the proteins below share one genomic window:
- a CDS encoding GH116 family glycosyl hydrolase — protein sequence MKPRAALDLIVMLGLAAGTGLAAEPANEFKHFVPVDKKLAPEWLAALTQRGEPEVWRGKDLVTIGMPIGGIAAGQLYLRGDGTLAQWWIFNKHINTGYGDRCYRTYRPESPVESGFAVVVEADGKTVVKKLNEQDFPGVEFVGEYPIAVVRYADKEFPVKVEMEAFSPFIPLNARDSALPATLFHITVENTSAKAAKASVAGWLENAVLSNSMGAVHARRRSRIATAGGRTVAVHSAEKAPMPPGAQQPRETIVVADFEGETYGDWKTTGEAFGKGPARGTLPEQQPVEGFLGKGLVNTYLGKDGPHGTLTSPLLKIERKFLNFLIGGGSHAGQTCINLLVGGKAVRTATGRNLEHLEWHYWNVEEFEGKEAQIEIVDKASGGWGHINIDQIEQADKPRQGPSGPVEEMADFGTMALALAEAGASAEKLIPLLDVPGLHAEADASYPAGQRRCAALATQAVELAPAAKRTFVFALAWHFPNHPRGREYAERFRSAQEVAAYAFDHHARLAGHSRLWRKTFYDDATLPRWLLFRLHSTVANLATDTCQWWGNGRFWAWEGVGCCEGTCTHVWNYAHASARLFPEVERIIREMQDFGAAFDEKTGLVGFRGNRAYAADGQCGGVLKAYREHLMSPDDAFLRRAWPRIKQALEFSIKQDANDDGLIENSQHNTYDINFEGPNTFVGSLYLAALRAGEEMAKDVGDADFAARCRRIFESGSRLTLERLWDGEYFIQDVDLQKFPKHQYGKGCLADQLFGQGWAHQLGLGYIYPEKKVKSALQAIWKYCWAPDVGPQNAAHPPQRWFARPGEAGLFTCTWPKSPHLGPQSVLYRDEIWTGIEYQVAGNMIWDGMLTEALAICRGVHDRYHPSKHNPYNEVECGDHYARAMASWGVYTALCGYEYHGPKGHLGFAPRLTPEDFKAAFTAAEGWGLFTQKRDGAAQTNRIEVRWGKLRLRSLALAVPEALKAPTVVATVAGKPVGAAAQVAGGRLVLTLSEELSLPADSALEVAVR from the coding sequence ATGAAGCCTCGCGCCGCACTGGACCTGATCGTCATGCTGGGTCTCGCCGCAGGCACGGGCCTCGCGGCCGAGCCGGCGAACGAGTTCAAGCACTTCGTGCCGGTGGACAAGAAGCTGGCGCCCGAATGGCTGGCCGCGCTGACGCAACGGGGAGAGCCCGAGGTGTGGCGCGGCAAGGACCTGGTGACCATCGGCATGCCCATCGGCGGCATCGCCGCAGGCCAGCTCTATCTGCGCGGCGACGGCACACTGGCGCAGTGGTGGATTTTCAACAAGCACATCAACACGGGCTACGGCGACCGCTGCTACCGCACGTACCGCCCCGAGTCGCCCGTCGAATCGGGCTTCGCCGTGGTGGTCGAGGCCGACGGCAAGACGGTGGTGAAGAAGCTCAACGAGCAGGACTTCCCCGGCGTGGAGTTCGTGGGCGAGTATCCCATCGCGGTGGTGCGCTACGCCGACAAGGAGTTCCCCGTGAAGGTGGAGATGGAGGCGTTTTCGCCCTTCATTCCGCTGAACGCACGCGATTCGGCCTTGCCTGCCACGCTGTTCCACATCACGGTCGAGAACACCTCGGCAAAGGCCGCGAAGGCGAGCGTCGCCGGCTGGCTGGAGAACGCCGTGCTGAGCAACTCGATGGGGGCAGTGCACGCGCGGCGCCGCAGCCGCATCGCCACCGCGGGTGGCCGCACGGTGGCCGTGCACTCGGCCGAGAAGGCCCCGATGCCGCCGGGCGCGCAGCAGCCGCGCGAGACGATCGTCGTCGCCGACTTCGAGGGCGAGACCTATGGCGACTGGAAGACCACGGGCGAAGCCTTCGGCAAAGGCCCCGCCAGAGGCACCCTGCCCGAGCAGCAGCCCGTCGAGGGCTTCCTCGGCAAGGGCCTCGTGAACACGTATCTCGGCAAGGACGGCCCGCACGGCACCCTCACTTCGCCGCTGCTCAAGATCGAGCGGAAGTTCCTCAACTTCCTCATCGGCGGCGGCAGCCATGCGGGGCAAACGTGCATCAACCTCCTCGTCGGCGGCAAAGCCGTCCGCACCGCCACGGGCCGGAACCTCGAGCACCTCGAATGGCACTACTGGAACGTCGAGGAGTTCGAGGGCAAAGAGGCCCAGATCGAGATCGTAGACAAGGCATCGGGCGGCTGGGGGCACATCAACATTGACCAGATCGAGCAGGCCGACAAGCCGCGGCAGGGGCCGTCCGGCCCCGTCGAGGAGATGGCCGACTTCGGCACAATGGCCCTCGCGCTCGCCGAGGCGGGCGCGTCGGCCGAGAAGCTCATCCCTTTGCTCGACGTGCCTGGCCTCCACGCCGAGGCCGACGCCAGCTATCCCGCCGGCCAGCGTCGCTGCGCCGCGCTCGCCACGCAGGCCGTCGAGCTGGCCCCCGCGGCGAAGCGCACGTTCGTCTTCGCCCTGGCCTGGCACTTCCCGAACCACCCGCGCGGCCGCGAGTACGCCGAGCGCTTCAGGAGCGCCCAGGAGGTTGCCGCCTACGCCTTCGACCACCACGCGCGCCTGGCCGGCCACAGCCGCCTGTGGCGCAAGACCTTTTACGACGATGCCACCCTGCCCCGCTGGCTGCTCTTCCGGCTGCACTCGACCGTGGCCAACCTGGCCACCGACACCTGCCAGTGGTGGGGCAACGGCCGCTTCTGGGCCTGGGAGGGCGTGGGCTGCTGCGAGGGCACCTGCACCCACGTGTGGAACTACGCCCACGCCTCGGCGCGCCTCTTCCCCGAGGTCGAGCGCATCATCCGCGAGATGCAGGACTTCGGCGCGGCCTTCGACGAGAAGACCGGCCTCGTGGGCTTCCGCGGCAACCGCGCCTACGCGGCCGACGGCCAGTGCGGCGGCGTCCTCAAGGCCTACCGCGAGCACCTGATGTCGCCCGACGACGCCTTCCTCCGCCGCGCCTGGCCCCGCATCAAGCAGGCCCTCGAGTTCTCGATCAAGCAGGACGCCAACGACGACGGCCTCATCGAGAACTCGCAGCACAACACCTACGACATCAACTTCGAGGGGCCGAACACCTTCGTCGGCTCCCTCTACCTCGCCGCCCTGCGCGCCGGCGAGGAAATGGCCAAGGATGTGGGCGACGCCGACTTCGCCGCCCGCTGCCGCCGCATCTTCGAGAGCGGCTCCCGCCTCACCCTCGAACGCCTGTGGGACGGCGAGTACTTCATCCAGGACGTTGACCTCCAGAAGTTCCCGAAGCACCAGTATGGCAAGGGCTGCCTGGCCGACCAGCTCTTCGGGCAAGGCTGGGCGCACCAGCTCGGCCTCGGCTACATCTATCCCGAGAAGAAGGTAAAGTCGGCGCTTCAGGCCATCTGGAAGTACTGCTGGGCGCCCGACGTGGGGCCGCAGAACGCCGCGCACCCGCCGCAGCGCTGGTTCGCGCGGCCCGGCGAGGCCGGCCTCTTCACCTGCACCTGGCCCAAGAGCCCTCACCTCGGGCCGCAGAGCGTGCTCTACCGCGACGAAATCTGGACCGGCATCGAGTACCAGGTCGCCGGCAACATGATCTGGGACGGGATGCTCACCGAGGCCCTGGCCATCTGCCGCGGCGTGCACGACCGCTATCACCCCTCGAAGCATAACCCCTACAACGAAGTCGAGTGCGGCGACCACTACGCCCGCGCGATGGCCAGTTGGGGTGTCTACACCGCCTTGTGCGGCTACGAGTACCACGGCCCGAAAGGCCACCTCGGCTTCGCCCCGCGCCTGACGCCTGAGGACTTCAAGGCCGCCTTCACTGCCGCCGAGGGCTGGGGCCTCTTCACCCAGAAGCGCGATGGCGCCGCTCAGACCAACCGCATCGAGGTCCGCTGGGGCAAGCTCCGCCTCAGGAGCCTCGCCCTCGCCGTGCCCGAGGCTCTCAAGGCCCCCACGGTCGTGGCGACTGTGGCGGGCAAACCAGTCGGAGCGGCCGCGCAGGTTGCAGGGGGCAGGCTTGTGCTGACTTTGTCGGAGGAGCTCAGCCTGCCGGCTGATTCCGCGCTGGAGGTCGCGGTCCGCTGA
- a CDS encoding FAD-dependent oxidoreductase, translating to MAFYSEPARSVPVAEHADVLVAGGGPAGVAAALAAARRGASVRLLEAHGCLGGTWTAGLLSWILDSGSKRGIIQEIIAELEKRGAVAKYGGDVGYDVETMKLVLDELCLAAGVRVQLHTRVVAAFAPDRRLALAVTESKSGRQAWAAEAFVDATGDGDLAALAGCGFDYGREGTGQAQPMSLICLVAGLAPDAVAHFVRGLAEPKGERNPKGRLKAEMERAGVSPSYAQPTLFYIRDGLFCLMANHEYGVAGTDAAQVTQATLRGRAEVHKLVNALRSLGGIWKDLRIVATAEHIGVREGRRVRGLYQVTADDLANGARHDDAVCRVNFPVDVHSTDPTHDKGITRERVRAKPYDIPYRALVAKDVRGLLLAGRCISGDFIAHSSYRVTGNAVAMGEAAGAAAALAAKSRRPPHELPWDEIQKTLSPPA from the coding sequence ATGGCCTTCTATAGCGAGCCCGCTCGAAGCGTGCCGGTCGCCGAGCATGCCGACGTGCTGGTCGCCGGCGGCGGGCCGGCCGGCGTGGCCGCCGCTCTCGCCGCCGCACGACGGGGGGCAAGCGTGCGCCTCCTCGAGGCCCACGGCTGCCTCGGCGGCACGTGGACCGCCGGCCTCCTGAGCTGGATCCTCGACTCGGGCAGCAAGCGGGGCATCATCCAGGAGATCATCGCCGAGCTGGAGAAACGCGGCGCCGTGGCGAAATACGGCGGCGACGTGGGCTACGACGTCGAGACGATGAAGCTCGTGCTCGACGAACTGTGCCTCGCCGCCGGCGTGCGCGTGCAGCTTCACACCCGCGTCGTCGCGGCCTTCGCGCCCGACCGTCGCCTCGCCCTCGCCGTCACGGAGTCCAAGAGCGGCCGTCAGGCCTGGGCCGCCGAGGCCTTCGTGGACGCCACAGGCGACGGCGACCTGGCGGCCCTCGCGGGCTGCGGCTTCGACTACGGCCGCGAGGGCACGGGCCAGGCGCAGCCGATGAGCCTGATCTGCCTCGTCGCCGGCCTCGCGCCCGACGCCGTGGCTCACTTCGTCCGCGGCCTCGCCGAGCCGAAGGGCGAGCGCAACCCCAAAGGCCGCCTCAAGGCCGAGATGGAGCGCGCGGGCGTGTCGCCCTCCTACGCCCAACCCACGCTCTTCTACATCCGCGATGGCCTGTTCTGCCTGATGGCCAACCACGAATACGGCGTCGCCGGCACCGACGCGGCCCAGGTCACCCAGGCCACCCTGCGCGGCCGGGCCGAGGTCCACAAGCTCGTCAACGCTCTCCGCAGCCTCGGCGGCATCTGGAAGGACCTGCGCATCGTCGCCACCGCCGAGCACATCGGGGTCCGCGAGGGCCGCCGCGTGCGCGGACTCTACCAGGTCACGGCCGACGACCTGGCCAACGGCGCCCGACACGACGACGCGGTGTGCCGCGTGAACTTCCCCGTGGACGTTCATTCGACCGACCCGACGCACGACAAGGGCATCACGCGCGAGCGGGTGCGGGCCAAGCCCTACGACATCCCCTACCGCGCGCTCGTGGCGAAGGACGTGCGCGGGCTGTTGCTCGCGGGGCGCTGCATCAGTGGCGACTTCATCGCCCATTCGAGCTATCGCGTCACGGGCAACGCCGTGGCGATGGGCGAGGCGGCCGGCGCCGCCGCAGCCCTCGCCGCCAAATCCAGACGCCCGCCGCACGAGTTGCCGTGGGACGAGATTCAGAAGACCCTATCGCCTCCCGCGTGA